A window of the Oligoflexia bacterium genome harbors these coding sequences:
- the pssA gene encoding CDP-diacylglycerol--serine O-phosphatidyltransferase yields the protein MRKGIYILPNLVTTGNLFFGFLSIIHSWNYSLGYQDSLFKSGLFIMIAAVLDMLDGQVARRTNTGSRFGEEYDSLCDVISFGIAPMAMVFAWGHYFTEELALVACFFHLACGTIRLARFNVQNKSTEKSHFQGLPIPMGGMFFVLSALIFKPNQDIWFMEGESFMLLCMLTVPFLMVSQVSYLSSKSLSLNRRQPMHVLMPFLFMTMALWIKPILTLYVLTLTYIASGPLGVVLRATKKLFKKKNTSKKQTISHLK from the coding sequence ATGAGAAAAGGCATTTACATACTTCCAAATTTGGTTACGACGGGTAATTTGTTTTTTGGTTTTTTGTCTATTATTCATAGCTGGAATTACAGTTTAGGCTATCAAGACAGTTTGTTTAAAAGCGGCTTGTTTATTATGATTGCCGCTGTTTTGGATATGTTGGATGGGCAAGTGGCGCGTAGAACCAATACAGGTTCACGTTTTGGTGAAGAGTATGATTCATTATGTGATGTGATTTCTTTTGGGATTGCACCCATGGCCATGGTCTTTGCATGGGGCCATTATTTTACGGAAGAACTGGCCTTGGTGGCCTGTTTTTTTCATCTGGCCTGTGGCACCATTCGTCTGGCCCGTTTTAATGTGCAAAACAAAAGTACAGAAAAAAGTCATTTTCAAGGCTTACCCATTCCCATGGGCGGGATGTTTTTTGTGTTGAGTGCTTTAATTTTTAAACCCAACCAAGATATTTGGTTCATGGAGGGTGAGAGTTTTATGCTCTTGTGCATGTTAACCGTTCCTTTTTTAATGGTCAGTCAAGTGTCTTACCTATCCAGTAAATCGTTAAGCCTCAATCGCAGACAACCCATGCATGTGTTAATGCCTTTTCTTTTTATGACCATGGCTCTATGGATCAAACCTATTTTAACTTTGTATGTTTTAACCTTAACTTACATTGCATCTGGCCCTTTGGGTGTAGTTTTAAGAGCAACAAAAAAACTGTTCAAGAAAAAAAATACGTCTAAAAAACAAACTATATCTCATTTAAAGTAG